In the genome of Ensifer adhaerens, one region contains:
- a CDS encoding 3-oxoacyl-[acyl-carrier-protein] synthase I gives MRRVVITGLGIVSSIGNNAEEVTQSLKDARSGISASPDFAEHGFRCQVWGRPTLGAEQLAEMVDRRAMRFLSQGGAWNHVAMKQAIADSGLAEGDYAENDRVGIIMGSGGPSTRQVVEAADITRANKSPKRIGPFAVPKAMSSTASATLATWFKIHGVNYSISSACSTSAHCIGNAAEMIQWGKQDMMFAGGHEDLDWTMSNLFDAMGAMSSKYNDTPSTASRAYDASRDGFVIAGGAGVLVLEELEHAKARGAKIYAEITGYGATSDGYDMVAPSGEGAIRCMRQALKTVQGEVDYINTHGTSTPVGDSKEIGAIREVFGDKIPHIQSTKSLTGHSLGAAGVQESIYGLLMMQNRFIGESAHITELDPEFDGVPIVRKRIDDAKIDTVLSNSFGFGGTNATLVFQRYNG, from the coding sequence ATGAGACGGGTCGTCATCACGGGTCTCGGAATTGTTTCGTCCATCGGCAACAATGCCGAAGAGGTCACGCAATCGCTGAAGGATGCCCGCTCTGGCATCAGCGCGTCGCCGGACTTTGCTGAACACGGGTTTCGCTGCCAGGTCTGGGGTCGCCCGACACTGGGCGCCGAACAACTGGCCGAGATGGTCGATCGTCGCGCCATGCGCTTCCTTTCTCAGGGTGGTGCATGGAACCATGTCGCCATGAAGCAGGCGATTGCCGACTCTGGCCTTGCCGAAGGCGATTACGCCGAGAACGACCGGGTCGGTATCATCATGGGGTCCGGCGGCCCTTCCACCCGTCAGGTCGTGGAAGCAGCCGACATCACCCGCGCCAACAAGAGCCCGAAGCGCATCGGCCCGTTCGCCGTGCCGAAGGCGATGTCTTCCACCGCTTCGGCGACTCTCGCCACCTGGTTCAAGATCCACGGCGTCAACTATTCCATCTCGTCCGCCTGCTCGACATCTGCCCATTGCATCGGCAATGCCGCTGAAATGATCCAGTGGGGCAAGCAGGACATGATGTTCGCCGGCGGTCACGAAGACCTCGACTGGACCATGTCGAACCTCTTCGACGCCATGGGCGCCATGTCCTCGAAGTACAATGACACACCTTCTACGGCCTCGCGCGCCTATGACGCCTCGCGTGACGGCTTCGTCATCGCAGGCGGCGCCGGCGTTCTGGTTCTTGAGGAGCTGGAACATGCAAAGGCTCGCGGCGCCAAGATCTATGCAGAAATCACCGGATATGGCGCGACCTCCGACGGTTACGACATGGTGGCCCCCTCGGGCGAAGGCGCGATCCGCTGCATGCGCCAGGCGCTGAAGACGGTTCAAGGTGAAGTGGATTACATCAACACCCACGGCACCTCGACGCCGGTGGGCGACAGCAAGGAAATCGGCGCGATCCGCGAAGTCTTCGGCGACAAGATCCCGCATATTCAGTCGACCAAGTCCCTGACTGGCCATTCGCTGGGTGCCGCAGGCGTCCAGGAATCCATCTATGGCCTCCTGATGATGCAGAACCGTTTCATCGGCGAAAGCGCCCACATCACGGAGCTGGACCCGGAATTCGACGGCGTTCCGATCGTG
- a CDS encoding 3-hydroxydecanoyl-[acyl-carrier-protein] dehydratase has protein sequence MTSRKSSYTYEEILTCSHGQMFGPGNAQLPLPPMLMLHRITEISETGGPNDKGFARAEFDITPDLWFFPCHFEGDPVMPGCLGLDALWQLTGFYLGWLGEPGKGRALSTGEVKFTGQITPATKLVEFGIDFKRVMRGRLVLGTADGWVKADGEEVFKATDLRVGLFKEKTA, from the coding sequence ATGACCTCCAGGAAGTCCAGCTATACATACGAAGAGATTTTGACCTGCTCGCATGGGCAGATGTTCGGCCCGGGCAATGCGCAATTGCCTCTGCCGCCGATGCTCATGCTGCACCGGATCACCGAAATTTCCGAAACCGGCGGCCCGAACGACAAGGGCTTTGCCCGCGCCGAGTTCGACATCACGCCGGACCTCTGGTTCTTCCCCTGCCATTTCGAAGGCGATCCTGTCATGCCGGGCTGCCTCGGCCTGGACGCACTGTGGCAGTTGACGGGCTTCTATCTCGGCTGGCTCGGCGAACCGGGCAAGGGCCGCGCCCTTTCAACCGGCGAAGTGAAGTTCACCGGCCAGATTACCCCGGCCACGAAGCTCGTGGAATTCGGCATCGATTTCAAGCGCGTCATGCGCGGGCGTCTGGTGCTTGGCACCGCCGATGGCTGGGTCAAGGCGGATGGCGAGGAAGTCTTCAAGGCCACCGACCTTCGTGTCGGCCTGTTCAAGGAAAAGACCGCCTGA
- a CDS encoding Fur family transcriptional regulator, iron response regulator, with protein sequence MDPRVLPDTESRLRDSGLRPTRQRIALADLLFAKGDRHLTAEELHEEATVAGVPVSLATVYNTLHQFTEAGLLRVLAIESAKTYFDTNVSDHHHFYVEGDSEVVDIPVSNLEISNLPLPPEGMEIAHVDVVIRLRRKTR encoded by the coding sequence ATGGACCCGAGAGTGCTTCCCGATACCGAGAGCAGACTGCGCGATTCCGGTTTGCGGCCGACGCGCCAGCGTATTGCGCTGGCGGACCTGCTGTTCGCCAAGGGCGACCGCCATCTGACGGCCGAGGAACTGCATGAAGAGGCAACCGTTGCCGGTGTGCCGGTTTCACTGGCGACCGTCTACAATACGTTGCATCAGTTTACTGAAGCCGGTCTCTTGCGCGTGCTCGCCATTGAGAGCGCCAAGACCTATTTCGACACCAACGTGTCCGACCATCACCATTTTTATGTCGAGGGCGACAGCGAAGTCGTCGATATTCCGGTCAGCAATCTGGAAATCAGCAATCTTCCATTACCCCCCGAGGGCATGGAAATCGCCCATGTGGACGTGGTGATCAGGCTGCGGCGCAAGACGCGCTGA